In Clupea harengus chromosome 13, Ch_v2.0.2, whole genome shotgun sequence, one DNA window encodes the following:
- the LOC105900824 gene encoding copper homeostasis protein cutC homolog, protein MSDGFLMEVCVDCVESAINAERGGAGRIELCSSLLEGGITPSVGLLQVVKQYVRIPVYAMIRPRGGDFLYSDREVEVMRKDIEMMKNHGADGLVLGALTEDGRVDAELCMELLAASRPLPATFHRAFDMVHDPVVALETLISLGFERVLTSGLDSSVLEGLPLIKRLVEQAKGRIVIMPGGGITERNLQRILEGSGAQEFHSSARSGKESAMKFRNSSVNMGAALSVPEYSIKVADVTKVRTLNAIAKNTL, encoded by the exons ATGTCAGACGGCTTCCTcatggaagtgtgtgtagactgtgtgGAGTCAGCCATTAATGCTGAAAGAGGAG GAGCGGGTCGCATTGAACTTTGCTCCAGTCTACTAGAGGGAGGAATAACACCTAGTGTTG GACTGTTGCAGGTGGTGAAGCAGTATGTCCGTATCCCTGTTTACGCTATGATCCGACCCCGTGGAGGAGACTTCCTGTATTCAGACCGTGAGGTCGAGGTGATGAGGAAGGATATTGAGATGATGAAGAACCACGGGGCGGATGGACTGGTGCTTGGAGCCCTGACTGAGGATGGGAGGGTCGATGCGGAGCTCTGCATGGAGTTGTTAG CGGCCAGCCGTCCTCTGCCTGCCACATTTCACAGAG CCTTCGACATGGTCCATGATCCTGTCGTTGCCTTGGAAACGCTAATCTCGCTAGGCTTCGAACGAGTGCTGACTAGCGGCCTGGACAGCTCTGTGCTGGAGGGTCTTCCTCTCATCAAGAGGCTAGTGGAACAG GCCAAAGGAAGAATAGTCATCATGCCCG GAGGAGGCATTACTGAGCGTAATCTGCAAAGGATTCTAGAAGGTTCTGGAGCTCAGGAATTCCACTCCTCTGCTAGGTCTGGTAAGGAATCAGCCATGAAGTTCAG GAATTCCAGTGTGAACATGGGAGCTGCTCTATCTGTGCCGGAGTATTCCATAAAAGTGGCTGATGTGACCAAAGTCCGCACACTGAATGCCATCGCTAAGAACACTCTTTAG
- the LOC105900835 gene encoding cytochrome c oxidase assembly protein COX15 homolog — MMLLPSLRFVVSCGCRNAGRGFNQSQRTHLRQWVPKRGQTTSTITAEAGAVHAASVTVPNAATNRIVGKWLVGCSGLVLGAVVLGGVTRLTESGLSMVDWHLVKEMKPPQSQAEWEAEFSKYQQFPEFKIMNHDMTLTEFKFIFYMEWGHRMWGRLVGLAYILPTAYFWRKGYFNRSMKGRVLGLCGFVFFQGLLGWYMVKSGLEEKPESHDIPRVSQYRLASHLGSALLLYCASLWTGLTLMRSPDQLLETRRLTQLRRFAKGTGGLVFLTALSGAFVAGLDAGLVYNSFPKMGERWIPDDLLAFSPSIKNVFENPTTVQFDHRILAVSSLAAITGLYFYSRRVHLPRRAKIAISCLTAMAYTQVALGISTLLLYVPTPLAATHQSGSVALLSLAIWVLAELRKVAK; from the exons ATGATGCTGCTCCCATCGTTAAGGTTCGTGGTATCGTGTGGCTGTCGTAACGCCGGACGAGGATTTAATCAAAGCCAG CGGACACATTTACGACAATGGGTGCCGAAGAGAGGGCAAACCACATCGACAATAACTGCCGAAGCAGGCGCCGTTCATGCAGCCTCTGTAACCGTACCTAACGCTGCCACAAATCGCATTGTTGGAAAATGGCTGGTTGGTTGCAGTGGATTGGTATTGGGGGCGGTCGTCTTAGGTGGGGTAACCAG ATTGACAGAATCCGGCCTCTCGATGGTGGACTGGCATTTAGTGAAAGAGATGAAGCCTCCACAATCTCAGGCAGAATGGGAAGCAGAGTTTTCCAAATACCAACAATTCCCAGAGTTTAAAAT AATGAACCATGACATGACTCTCACCGAGTTCAAGTTCATTTTCTACATGGAGTGGGGCCACCGCATGTGGGGCCGTCTGGTCGGCTTGGCATACATCCTCCCCACCGCCTACTTCTGGAGGAAGGGCTACTTCAACCGCTCCATGAAGGGACGAGTGCTGGGCCTGTGTGGCTTTGTCTTCTTCCAG GGCCTCCTGGGCTGGTACATGGTGAAGAGTGGGCTGGAGGAGAAGCCGGAGTCGCATGACATTCCCCGCGTGAGCCAGTACCGACTGGCCTCCCACCTGGGCTCCGCCCTGCTGCTCTACTGCGCCAGTCTGTGGACGGGCCTCACGCTCATGCGCTCCCCCGACCAG CTTCTGGAAACAAGGCGTCTCACACAACTCCGCCGATTCGCCAAGGGCACAGGGGGATTGGTCTTCCTCACAGCTTTGTCAG GGGCCTTTGTTGCTGGCCTGGATGCTGGTCTTGTGTACAACTCCTTCCCAAAGATGGGAGAGCGCTGGATCCCTGATGACCTGCTGGCATTCTCCCCCAGCATCAAAAACGTCTTTGAGAATCCTACTACAGTTCAGTTTGACCACAGGATACTG GCCGTCAGCTCACTGGCTGCCATAACGGGCCTCTACTTCTACTCCAGACGAGTTCACCTGCCCCGCCGGGCAAAGATTGCCATTAGCTGCCTCACTGCCATGGCCTACACACAA GTGGCACTGGGCATCAGCACGCTGTTGCTCTACGTGCCCACCCCGCTGGCCGCCACCCATCAGTCGGGGTCCGTGGCGCTGCTCTCCCTCGCCATCTGGGTGCTTGCCGAATTACGGAAGGTCGCCAAGTAA